The following DNA comes from Picosynechococcus sp. PCC 7003.
CGCCAAAACCTGAACTTAGAAGGCTTATTCTGACGTTGCCAGCCAAAAGAAATTGGTAGACTGAACGGTGGCCCTCTGGGCCGAGCCAATCACCTTCCCCAAAAACCATGTCCACGATGCCTTCCCTTGATAGCCCCCTCTATAACCATCCCCTCCCCAAAATTGAACAGTGGCTCCGGGAGATGGGCTGTGAGCAAGATCCCCAAAATCTCCACTGCTGGACAGTCGGCCGTCCTGGTTGGCAAGCAGAAATCCGCCTCGAAATCGAAGAGCTTGCGGTGTCCTACCTCAAAGCTGGGGCCGATGGCTCTGACATCGAGCGTTCGTTTAAATATTCCCTCAGCCGTCGAGATATTGAAGCTGCCGTTTTTTCAGGCCCCTAAGGGTTTTTGGTTGCAAATCCGGAAGGGTAATCACTTCTAGAAAGCCTTCCTGCGCCTGGGGGGGATCTACTTCAAGGTCACGGAGCATTTTTTGGATAACTTCTGGCGGCACTTGACGCGATCGCCTTTGGTTGCGAGCCAAGCAAATCTCTAGAGAACAAACCAAATACCAAGCCAACCAATCCATCGGTGGACATTTTTTTAAAAAATCTAATCGCCAGGGTTGATGGCAGTTGGTGGCATCATAAATGACAGGTTTTCCCTGGGCGATTGCCTGGTGCAAGCGTTGTAAAACAATCGCCTCAATGGTGGGCCAATCCCCCTGAATCCCTGGATCACCGTACAATTGCGCCCGAATCCCATCGGTAGAAATTAAGCAAGCCTGGGGAATAGTTTGGAGTAGCCACCGGGCAAAGGTGGATTTGCCAGAACCAGGGGCACCAATGAGAAAATGCGATGGGGGTTGTACCAAGGAAAACACAATCAGTTTGAACGAATATTTTGCGTAATATCGACGAATCAACGGGGATAGATGAAGACTTTTGCTGAGATGACAACAGGACGCTGGCTCGCCTGCGGGGGTTTGGTGCTCTTGATTGTTTTTATGTTTTTGCCGCCGAATTATTACCTGATGGCCGCCTTCCCTTGGATCTTACTCTGGCAGGGAGGTTTTCTGCTTTTGGGGATTGCGCTGTTGGTGATGCTCCGAAAATTCGACCTGCCTTTTCGTCCCCTAGGCTATGGTTTGGATTGGGGCATTCTCGCGGTGGCGATCGCCTGTGGATTATCCACCATATTCGCGCCGTTTAAAGGGGTCGCCTTATTTAATCTTGTCACTGTCTCAGGATATGGCGTTGTCCTTTATGGTCTCCGAAACTTTAGCGGCCTGGGTGTTTGGACTTGGCAAAATCAATGGCGGAGCCTCGTGGGTCTAGGCTTTGGGATCAGTTTTGTGAGTCTCATTGGTTGGTTAATGACCAATGGCGAGCTAGAACGCAATTCCATTCCCCTTGGTCATCACAACTTTATGGCGGCCTATTTCTGCCTTATCTTGCCAATTATTTTGAGCTTTGCCCTCGCCCAACGAGGAAAAATGCGGGGTTTACTCTTGGTGCTGAGTACCCCCATTCTTTATCTCCTCTACACTTGCTCTTCCCGGGGTGGCTTTGTGGGGTTATTTTTGTGGGCGATCGCCACCATTGCTTTCATTATTGGCCGCACAAAGGGGAAAAAACGCTTGATTTCCGGCACCATTGCCTTATTTCTATTAGGAATTATGGTGACAGCCGGGTTGCAACACCCCCGGGTACAGCGGCTAATTCAAGTCAATTTCAACAATGGCCTACCAACGGTGCAGTTCCAGGTGGATGGGGAAACAGAAGACCGCTTGTTTATGTGGCAGGCAGGCTTAAATATTTTGCAAGATCGCCCTTTAACGGGGGTCGGCCCTGGAAATATGTCCCGGGAATATAACCTCTACCGCCCGATCAATGTCGGCTCCGGGGCCGCCCACATCCAACAACTCCATAGCAACCCGATGCAACTTCTGGGGGAATTAGGTTTAATTGGTGGCGCGGCGATCGCCTTTTTCTTGGTGCAACTGGTTCGGCTCGGTCGTCGTATTCATAAAAATACGGATAACCCACAAATTAAACGCTTACTCTACGGCTTGGGGGGCGGTTGGTTTGCCTACGCCATGGCGACCCTCACTGATTATCAACTAGAAAATATCCCCATCAGCCTTACCCTGACTTTGACCGTTGTTCTGCTCCTAAGCGTTGCGGATCAGGTTTTAAACGACGTCAGTCCCCAACCCTTACCCATTCCCCAGCGTCGTTTGTGGAGCTTAGGAAGCCTTGCCGGTTTTCTGGGGGCTTTGCTAGTCGCTGTACCTTACAGTGCTGGGATGTATCTTTTTTCGCGGGGACAGACCCTCTGGAGCAACGGACAACCGGAAGCAGCCTTTACCGCAGTGAACCGAGCCTATGCCCTCAATGGCTGGAATGTGAACTATCCCCTCCGGTTGGGACTATGGCTGTGGGGCACGCGCCAGGCAACGGATAACCCAGAAAGCAACCAACAAACCATAGAACTGGCGGCGGAATATTTCCTCGATGCCCAATCCCTGATCCCCAATGACTACTACGCCAACGTTAATACAGGGGTCGTGCTGCGGGAATTAGACCCAAGCTTGGCGCAACCTT
Coding sequences within:
- a CDS encoding O-antigen ligase family protein, coding for MKTFAEMTTGRWLACGGLVLLIVFMFLPPNYYLMAAFPWILLWQGGFLLLGIALLVMLRKFDLPFRPLGYGLDWGILAVAIACGLSTIFAPFKGVALFNLVTVSGYGVVLYGLRNFSGLGVWTWQNQWRSLVGLGFGISFVSLIGWLMTNGELERNSIPLGHHNFMAAYFCLILPIILSFALAQRGKMRGLLLVLSTPILYLLYTCSSRGGFVGLFLWAIATIAFIIGRTKGKKRLISGTIALFLLGIMVTAGLQHPRVQRLIQVNFNNGLPTVQFQVDGETEDRLFMWQAGLNILQDRPLTGVGPGNMSREYNLYRPINVGSGAAHIQQLHSNPMQLLGELGLIGGAAIAFFLVQLVRLGRRIHKNTDNPQIKRLLYGLGGGWFAYAMATLTDYQLENIPISLTLTLTVVLLLSVADQVLNDVSPQPLPIPQRRLWSLGSLAGFLGALLVAVPYSAGMYLFSRGQTLWSNGQPEAAFTAVNRAYALNGWNVNYPLRLGLWLWGTRQATDNPESNQQTIELAAEYFLDAQSLIPNDYYANVNTGVVLRELDPSLAQPYFERAIQLLSREAEPTYFLLGQTYLQTDQREKAIAAFALQGLVDPHIMTLGQWEQEPFTAVRMEAVEASLALYQDLIERLDPQDPYVITLQERMAWLAWWHGLPIPHRDHLSQFSPMVQALILGDRQPEQALEIIDQQIAQNPDNNTRWLILKAWFQPDFNLNLNLKQANSEEAQTYLLTSRRAEGVTLQEWLKQIAELAKPVGSERLASRLLYRSEDFEAVDTVLRPDDLQTFRLLSLLGLGSGYPRTFPVLDQLINDVRTEALGLPHPTENGFQLSGQ
- a CDS encoding AAA family ATPase — its product is MFSLVQPPSHFLIGAPGSGKSTFARWLLQTIPQACLISTDGIRAQLYGDPGIQGDWPTIEAIVLQRLHQAIAQGKPVIYDATNCHQPWRLDFLKKCPPMDWLAWYLVCSLEICLARNQRRSRQVPPEVIQKMLRDLEVDPPQAQEGFLEVITLPDLQPKTLRGLKKRQLQYLDG
- a CDS encoding DUF3143 domain-containing protein, which codes for MSTMPSLDSPLYNHPLPKIEQWLREMGCEQDPQNLHCWTVGRPGWQAEIRLEIEELAVSYLKAGADGSDIERSFKYSLSRRDIEAAVFSGP